The Columba livia isolate bColLiv1 breed racing homer chromosome 13, bColLiv1.pat.W.v2, whole genome shotgun sequence genome has a segment encoding these proteins:
- the LOC102085884 gene encoding uncharacterized protein LOC102085884 isoform X1, whose protein sequence is MSALARSVLVTGSNRGIGLELVRQLAASPQPPQHIFATCRDPEGPRGKALRELAAQHPSIKLVQLDTVNLASIRGAVRAVESHLKDQGLNLLINNAGVSSHATLRSLDLQEMLSIFATNAVGPIQVAKEFLPLLDKAAKGMGKEGLSCSRAAVINVSTKLGSIGLCLGVLEAPMYPYRASKWCLFQAAQNMVTRCMAAELRDQGILCTAIHPGWVKTDMGTEKVLGCAEEGQQVPRCTPISQGGQGMLCDAVGCWDHLLGQSRQGTGSKLQRAKCMG, encoded by the exons ATGTCTGCGCTGGCTCGGAGTGTCCTAGTGACGGGCTCCAACCGCGGAATCGGGCTGGAGCTGGTGAGGCAGCTCGCtgccagcccccagcccccccagcacaTCTTTGCTACCTGCCGTGACCCCGAGGGTCCGAGAGGGAAG GCCCTGCGAGAATtagctgcccagcaccccagcatCAAACTGGTCCAGCTAG ACACGGTGAACTTGGCCAGCATCCGAGGGGCTGTGCGGGCTGTGGAGTCTCATCTGAAGGACCAAGGCTTGAACCTGCTCATCAACAACGCAGGCGTCAGCTCGCACGCCACGCTGCGCTCCCTGGATTTGCAGGAGATGCTCTCCATCTTTGCCACCAACGCGGTCGGGCCAATCCAGGTTGCCAAG GAATTTCTGCCACTCCTGGACAAGGCAGCGAAGGGCATGGGGAAGgaggggctgagctgcagcagggctgcGGTCATCAATGTCTCCACCAAACTGGGCTCCATCGGGCTGTGCCTCGGCGTGTTGGAGGCCCCCATGTACCCGTACCGTGCCAGCAAG TGGTGCCTCTTCCAGGCTGCCCAGAACATGGTAACAAGGTGCATGGCTGCAGAACTCCGAGACCAGGGCATCTTGTGCACTGCCATCCATCCCGGCTGGGTGAAAACCGACATGGGGACGGAGAAGGTACTGGGCTGTGCAGAGGAGGGCCAGCAGGTCCCCCGCTGTACCCCCATCTctcagggagggcaggggaTGTTGTGTGATGCTGTGGGCTGCTGGGACCATctcctggggcagagcaggcagggaacAGGCAGCAAGTTGCAACGTGCCAAATGCATGGGATAG
- the LOC102085884 gene encoding uncharacterized protein LOC102085884 isoform X2, producing MSALARSVLVTGSNRGIGLELVRQLAASPQPPQHIFATCRDPEGPRGKALRELAAQHPSIKLVQLDTVNLASIRGAVRAVESHLKDQGLNLLINNAGVSSHATLRSLDLQEMLSIFATNAVGPIQVAKEFLPLLDKAAKGMGKEGLSCSRAAVINVSTKLGSIGLCLGVLEAPMYPYRASKAAQNMVTRCMAAELRDQGILCTAIHPGWVKTDMGTEKVLGCAEEGQQVPRCTPISQGGQGMLCDAVGCWDHLLGQSRQGTGSKLQRAKCMG from the exons ATGTCTGCGCTGGCTCGGAGTGTCCTAGTGACGGGCTCCAACCGCGGAATCGGGCTGGAGCTGGTGAGGCAGCTCGCtgccagcccccagcccccccagcacaTCTTTGCTACCTGCCGTGACCCCGAGGGTCCGAGAGGGAAG GCCCTGCGAGAATtagctgcccagcaccccagcatCAAACTGGTCCAGCTAG ACACGGTGAACTTGGCCAGCATCCGAGGGGCTGTGCGGGCTGTGGAGTCTCATCTGAAGGACCAAGGCTTGAACCTGCTCATCAACAACGCAGGCGTCAGCTCGCACGCCACGCTGCGCTCCCTGGATTTGCAGGAGATGCTCTCCATCTTTGCCACCAACGCGGTCGGGCCAATCCAGGTTGCCAAG GAATTTCTGCCACTCCTGGACAAGGCAGCGAAGGGCATGGGGAAGgaggggctgagctgcagcagggctgcGGTCATCAATGTCTCCACCAAACTGGGCTCCATCGGGCTGTGCCTCGGCGTGTTGGAGGCCCCCATGTACCCGTACCGTGCCAGCAAG GCTGCCCAGAACATGGTAACAAGGTGCATGGCTGCAGAACTCCGAGACCAGGGCATCTTGTGCACTGCCATCCATCCCGGCTGGGTGAAAACCGACATGGGGACGGAGAAGGTACTGGGCTGTGCAGAGGAGGGCCAGCAGGTCCCCCGCTGTACCCCCATCTctcagggagggcaggggaTGTTGTGTGATGCTGTGGGCTGCTGGGACCATctcctggggcagagcaggcagggaacAGGCAGCAAGTTGCAACGTGCCAAATGCATGGGATAG
- the LOC102085884 gene encoding uncharacterized protein LOC102085884 isoform X5: MSALARSVLVTGSNRGIGLELVRQLAASPQPPQHIFATCRDPEGPRGKALRELAAQHPSIKLVQLDTVNLASIRGAVRAVESHLKDQGLNLLINNAGVSSHATLRSLDLQEMLSIFATNAVGPIQVAKEFLPLLDKAAKGMGKEGLSCSRAAVINVSTKLGSIGLCLGVLEAPMYPYRASKAPLTVEQSVRGILSVLAGLSQETSGAFLDWEGNSLPW; the protein is encoded by the exons ATGTCTGCGCTGGCTCGGAGTGTCCTAGTGACGGGCTCCAACCGCGGAATCGGGCTGGAGCTGGTGAGGCAGCTCGCtgccagcccccagcccccccagcacaTCTTTGCTACCTGCCGTGACCCCGAGGGTCCGAGAGGGAAG GCCCTGCGAGAATtagctgcccagcaccccagcatCAAACTGGTCCAGCTAG ACACGGTGAACTTGGCCAGCATCCGAGGGGCTGTGCGGGCTGTGGAGTCTCATCTGAAGGACCAAGGCTTGAACCTGCTCATCAACAACGCAGGCGTCAGCTCGCACGCCACGCTGCGCTCCCTGGATTTGCAGGAGATGCTCTCCATCTTTGCCACCAACGCGGTCGGGCCAATCCAGGTTGCCAAG GAATTTCTGCCACTCCTGGACAAGGCAGCGAAGGGCATGGGGAAGgaggggctgagctgcagcagggctgcGGTCATCAATGTCTCCACCAAACTGGGCTCCATCGGGCTGTGCCTCGGCGTGTTGGAGGCCCCCATGTACCCGTACCGTGCCAGCAAG GCGCCGCTGACAGTGGAGCAGAGTGTGCGGGGCATCCTGAGTGTGCTGGCTGGCCTCTCGCAGGAGACCTCTGGAGCCTTCCTTGACTGGGAAGGGAACAGCTTGCCCTGGtga
- the LOC102085884 gene encoding C-signal isoform X4, which yields MSALARSVLVTGSNRGIGLELVRQLAASPQPPQHIFATCRDPEGPRGKALRELAAQHPSIKLVQLDTVNLASIRGAVRAVESHLKDQGLNLLINNAGVSSHATLRSLDLQEMLSIFATNAVGPIQVAKEFLPLLDKAAKGMGKEGLSCSRAAVINVSTKLGSIGLCLGVLEAPMYPYRASKAAQNMVTRCMAAELRDQGILCTAIHPGWVKTDMGTEKAPLTVEQSVRGILSVLAGLSQETSGAFLDWEGNSLPW from the exons ATGTCTGCGCTGGCTCGGAGTGTCCTAGTGACGGGCTCCAACCGCGGAATCGGGCTGGAGCTGGTGAGGCAGCTCGCtgccagcccccagcccccccagcacaTCTTTGCTACCTGCCGTGACCCCGAGGGTCCGAGAGGGAAG GCCCTGCGAGAATtagctgcccagcaccccagcatCAAACTGGTCCAGCTAG ACACGGTGAACTTGGCCAGCATCCGAGGGGCTGTGCGGGCTGTGGAGTCTCATCTGAAGGACCAAGGCTTGAACCTGCTCATCAACAACGCAGGCGTCAGCTCGCACGCCACGCTGCGCTCCCTGGATTTGCAGGAGATGCTCTCCATCTTTGCCACCAACGCGGTCGGGCCAATCCAGGTTGCCAAG GAATTTCTGCCACTCCTGGACAAGGCAGCGAAGGGCATGGGGAAGgaggggctgagctgcagcagggctgcGGTCATCAATGTCTCCACCAAACTGGGCTCCATCGGGCTGTGCCTCGGCGTGTTGGAGGCCCCCATGTACCCGTACCGTGCCAGCAAG GCTGCCCAGAACATGGTAACAAGGTGCATGGCTGCAGAACTCCGAGACCAGGGCATCTTGTGCACTGCCATCCATCCCGGCTGGGTGAAAACCGACATGGGGACGGAGAAG GCGCCGCTGACAGTGGAGCAGAGTGTGCGGGGCATCCTGAGTGTGCTGGCTGGCCTCTCGCAGGAGACCTCTGGAGCCTTCCTTGACTGGGAAGGGAACAGCTTGCCCTGGtga
- the LOC102085884 gene encoding C-signal isoform X3 has product MSALARSVLVTGSNRGIGLELVRQLAASPQPPQHIFATCRDPEGPRGKALRELAAQHPSIKLVQLDTVNLASIRGAVRAVESHLKDQGLNLLINNAGVSSHATLRSLDLQEMLSIFATNAVGPIQVAKEFLPLLDKAAKGMGKEGLSCSRAAVINVSTKLGSIGLCLGVLEAPMYPYRASKWCLFQAAQNMVTRCMAAELRDQGILCTAIHPGWVKTDMGTEKAPLTVEQSVRGILSVLAGLSQETSGAFLDWEGNSLPW; this is encoded by the exons ATGTCTGCGCTGGCTCGGAGTGTCCTAGTGACGGGCTCCAACCGCGGAATCGGGCTGGAGCTGGTGAGGCAGCTCGCtgccagcccccagcccccccagcacaTCTTTGCTACCTGCCGTGACCCCGAGGGTCCGAGAGGGAAG GCCCTGCGAGAATtagctgcccagcaccccagcatCAAACTGGTCCAGCTAG ACACGGTGAACTTGGCCAGCATCCGAGGGGCTGTGCGGGCTGTGGAGTCTCATCTGAAGGACCAAGGCTTGAACCTGCTCATCAACAACGCAGGCGTCAGCTCGCACGCCACGCTGCGCTCCCTGGATTTGCAGGAGATGCTCTCCATCTTTGCCACCAACGCGGTCGGGCCAATCCAGGTTGCCAAG GAATTTCTGCCACTCCTGGACAAGGCAGCGAAGGGCATGGGGAAGgaggggctgagctgcagcagggctgcGGTCATCAATGTCTCCACCAAACTGGGCTCCATCGGGCTGTGCCTCGGCGTGTTGGAGGCCCCCATGTACCCGTACCGTGCCAGCAAG TGGTGCCTCTTCCAGGCTGCCCAGAACATGGTAACAAGGTGCATGGCTGCAGAACTCCGAGACCAGGGCATCTTGTGCACTGCCATCCATCCCGGCTGGGTGAAAACCGACATGGGGACGGAGAAG GCGCCGCTGACAGTGGAGCAGAGTGTGCGGGGCATCCTGAGTGTGCTGGCTGGCCTCTCGCAGGAGACCTCTGGAGCCTTCCTTGACTGGGAAGGGAACAGCTTGCCCTGGtga